One genomic segment of Mycolicibacterium gilvum includes these proteins:
- the pyrH gene encoding UMP kinase translates to MADPVTDQTPESRRAYTRVLLKLGGEMFGGGQVGLDPDVVALVARQIAEVVRSGAQVAVVIGGGNFFRGAQLQQRGMERTRSDYMGMLGTVMNSLALQDFLQKEGIDTRVQTAITMGQVAEPYIPLRAVRHLEKGRVVIFGAGMGLPYFSTDTTAAQRALEIGAEVVLMAKAVDGIYTDDPRLNPAAEMLTAISHREVIDRGLKVADATAFSLCMDNGMPILVFNLLTDGNIARAVAGERIGTLVTT, encoded by the coding sequence ATGGCGGACCCAGTGACCGACCAGACCCCCGAGAGCAGGCGCGCCTACACCAGGGTCCTGCTCAAGCTGGGTGGAGAGATGTTCGGCGGCGGACAGGTCGGACTCGATCCCGATGTGGTCGCGCTGGTGGCGCGCCAGATCGCCGAGGTCGTCCGCAGCGGCGCGCAGGTGGCCGTGGTGATCGGCGGCGGGAACTTCTTCCGCGGCGCCCAGTTGCAGCAGCGGGGGATGGAACGCACCCGGTCGGACTACATGGGCATGCTCGGCACGGTGATGAACAGCCTTGCGCTGCAGGATTTCCTGCAGAAGGAAGGGATCGACACCAGGGTGCAGACCGCCATCACGATGGGGCAGGTCGCCGAACCCTACATTCCGCTGCGGGCCGTCCGTCATCTGGAGAAGGGCCGCGTCGTCATCTTCGGCGCGGGCATGGGCCTTCCGTACTTCTCGACCGACACGACTGCCGCGCAGCGCGCCCTGGAGATCGGCGCCGAGGTGGTCCTGATGGCCAAGGCCGTCGACGGCATCTACACCGACGACCCGCGGCTGAACCCGGCCGCCGAGATGCTCACCGCGATCAGCCACCGCGAGGTCATCGACCGCGGCCTCAAGGTCGCCGATGCGACGGCCTTCAGCTTGTGCATGGACAACGGAATGCCGATTCTGGTGTTCAACCTGCTCACCGACGGGAATATCGCCCGTGCGGTCGCAGGTGAGAGGATCGGAACGCTGGTCACCACGTGA
- the rlmN gene encoding 23S rRNA (adenine(2503)-C(2))-methyltransferase RlmN: MPDPLPLVFDAPRRALPPRHFADLADTERAAAVADLGLPAFRGKQLANQYFGRLISDPSQMTDLPAGVRDQVAAALFPALLETAREIECDRGETRKVLWRAVDKTTFESVLMRYPDRNTVCISSQAGCGMACPFCATGQGGLKRNLSTAEILEQVRFASAELRDRDGGRLSNIVFMGMGEPLANYNRVVAAVRRITASSPHGFGISARSVTVSTVGLAPAIRKLADEKLNVTLAVSLHTPDDELRDTLVPVNNRWKVDEVLDAARYYADLTGRRVSIEYALIRDVNDQPWRADLLGRKLHAKLGPLVHVNLIPLNPTPGSEWDASPKPVEREFVRRVRAKGVSCTVRDTRGREIAAACGQLAAQG, from the coding sequence ATGCCTGATCCTCTTCCTCTGGTCTTCGATGCCCCGCGTCGCGCGCTGCCGCCGCGGCATTTCGCCGACCTCGCCGACACCGAGCGCGCCGCAGCCGTCGCCGATCTCGGACTGCCCGCATTCCGCGGAAAACAGCTGGCCAACCAGTACTTCGGTCGGTTGATCTCCGATCCGTCGCAGATGACCGACCTTCCCGCCGGTGTGCGGGACCAGGTGGCGGCCGCGCTGTTCCCGGCGCTGCTGGAAACCGCCCGCGAGATCGAATGCGACCGCGGCGAGACGCGCAAGGTGCTGTGGCGTGCGGTCGACAAGACGACGTTCGAGTCGGTGCTGATGCGCTATCCCGACCGCAACACCGTGTGCATCTCGTCACAGGCCGGGTGCGGGATGGCCTGCCCGTTCTGCGCGACCGGCCAGGGCGGTCTGAAGCGGAACCTGTCCACCGCCGAGATCCTGGAGCAGGTCCGCTTCGCGAGCGCCGAGCTGCGTGATCGCGACGGGGGCCGGCTGTCGAACATCGTCTTCATGGGCATGGGGGAGCCGCTCGCCAACTACAACCGCGTGGTCGCGGCGGTCCGAAGGATCACCGCATCATCTCCTCATGGCTTCGGTATCTCCGCGCGGTCGGTGACGGTGTCGACCGTCGGACTGGCACCGGCGATCCGCAAGCTGGCCGACGAGAAACTCAACGTCACGCTGGCCGTGTCGCTGCACACGCCCGACGACGAACTGCGCGACACACTGGTGCCGGTGAACAACCGCTGGAAGGTCGACGAAGTCCTCGACGCAGCGCGCTATTACGCCGACCTGACCGGCCGCCGGGTCTCGATCGAATACGCGTTGATCCGCGATGTGAACGACCAGCCGTGGCGCGCCGATCTTCTCGGCAGGAAGCTGCACGCCAAACTCGGACCGCTGGTGCACGTCAACCTGATCCCGCTCAACCCGACGCCGGGCAGCGAGTGGGACGCGAGTCCCAAACCGGTCGAGCGCGAGTTCGTCCGCCGGGTCCGCGCCAAAGGTGTGTCCTGCACGGTACGTGACACCCGCGGCCGCGAAATCGCCGCCGCCTGTGGCCAATTGGCCGCGCAGGGCTGA
- a CDS encoding aldehyde dehydrogenase family protein codes for MTTAETETGVLAGDERMLIDGELQNTGSGATFDVIHPASEQVAGVATDGTVDDMSRAVGAARRAFDTTDWSRDLDFRYHCLTQLHEALERNKERLRRILITEVGCPVSVTGSQIESPIEEVRHWAEHGRNFDYLVDNGVHDTPLGPARRKIHYEAVGVVGAITPWNVPFYLNIAETVPALMAGNTVVLKPAQLTPWSGSEYGRIVAEETDIPAGVFNVVVSNANEVGAALSSDPRVDMITFTGSTATGRAILAAGASTVKKTLLELGGKSAHIVLDDADFNSALSMAAMMACVMSGQSCILPSRILLPRSRYDEGIEILKNMMENFPVGDPWTPGIMQGPQISDTQRQKVLGLIKSGIDSGARLVTGGGIPENLPVGYYTQPTLLADVDPDSQVAQEEIFGPVLTVTPYDTDEDAVAIANNSIYGLSGEVSGGDLERAFAVATRMRTGNVTINGKSHFGIGSPFGGTKQSGLGYRNGEEGYKEYLDAKTIGMPDQ; via the coding sequence ATGACGACAGCGGAGACAGAGACCGGGGTACTTGCGGGCGACGAGCGCATGCTCATCGACGGGGAATTGCAAAACACCGGCAGCGGAGCCACATTCGATGTGATCCATCCCGCCAGCGAGCAGGTGGCCGGCGTGGCGACCGACGGGACGGTCGACGACATGTCCCGTGCGGTCGGTGCGGCACGTCGGGCTTTCGACACCACCGACTGGTCGCGCGATCTGGACTTCCGGTACCACTGCCTGACCCAGCTGCACGAGGCGCTGGAGCGCAACAAGGAGCGGCTGCGTCGGATCCTGATCACCGAGGTCGGCTGCCCGGTCAGCGTCACGGGAAGCCAGATCGAGAGCCCGATCGAGGAAGTCAGACACTGGGCCGAGCACGGCAGGAACTTCGACTATCTGGTGGACAACGGCGTCCACGACACCCCGCTGGGTCCGGCGCGGCGCAAGATCCACTACGAGGCCGTCGGCGTCGTAGGCGCGATCACCCCGTGGAACGTGCCGTTCTACCTCAACATCGCCGAGACGGTGCCCGCGCTGATGGCCGGCAATACCGTCGTGCTCAAGCCGGCCCAGCTGACCCCGTGGTCGGGTAGCGAGTACGGCCGCATCGTCGCCGAGGAGACCGACATCCCCGCCGGGGTGTTCAACGTGGTCGTCTCCAACGCCAACGAGGTGGGCGCCGCGTTGTCGTCGGACCCGCGGGTGGACATGATCACGTTCACCGGCTCGACGGCCACCGGCCGGGCGATCCTGGCCGCCGGAGCCTCGACGGTGAAGAAGACGCTGCTCGAACTCGGCGGCAAGTCCGCGCACATCGTGCTCGACGACGCCGACTTCAACAGCGCCCTGTCGATGGCCGCGATGATGGCGTGTGTGATGTCGGGACAGAGCTGCATCCTGCCGAGTCGGATCCTGTTGCCGCGCAGCCGGTATGACGAGGGCATCGAGATCCTCAAGAACATGATGGAGAACTTCCCCGTCGGCGACCCGTGGACACCGGGCATCATGCAGGGACCCCAGATCAGCGACACCCAGCGCCAGAAGGTGCTCGGCCTGATCAAATCCGGTATCGATTCGGGCGCCCGACTGGTCACCGGCGGCGGGATCCCGGAGAACCTGCCCGTCGGCTACTACACCCAGCCCACGCTGCTCGCCGACGTCGACCCCGATTCGCAGGTGGCGCAGGAGGAGATCTTCGGGCCCGTCCTGACGGTCACGCCGTACGACACCGACGAGGACGCCGTCGCGATCGCCAACAACAGCATCTACGGCCTCTCCGGTGAAGTCAGCGGCGGCGATCTGGAGCGCGCGTTCGCCGTCGCGACGCGGATGCGGACCGGCAACGTGACCATCAACGGCAAGAGCCACTTCGGTATCGGATCCCCGTTCGGCGGCACCAAGCAGAGCGGCCTGGGCTACCGAAACGGCGAAGAGGGTTACAAGGAGTACCTGGACGCCAAGACGATCGGCATGCCCGACCAGTGA
- the frr gene encoding ribosome recycling factor → MIDETLFDAEEKMEKAVSVARDDLASIRTGRANPGMFNRIHIDYYGASTPITQLSSINVPEARMVVIKPYEAGQLRPIEDAIRNSDLGVNPTNDGNIIRVSIPQLTEERRRDLVKQAKSKGEDAKVSIRNIRRKAMEELARIKKDGDAGEDDVTRAEKDLDKSTHQYTSQVDDLVKHKEGELLEV, encoded by the coding sequence GTGATCGACGAAACCCTCTTCGATGCCGAGGAGAAGATGGAGAAGGCCGTGTCGGTGGCACGGGACGACCTGGCGTCGATTCGTACCGGCCGCGCGAACCCCGGCATGTTCAACCGGATCCACATCGACTACTACGGTGCCTCGACCCCGATCACCCAGCTCTCGAGCATCAACGTGCCGGAGGCGCGCATGGTCGTGATCAAGCCCTACGAGGCCGGCCAGCTGCGCCCCATCGAGGACGCGATCCGCAACTCGGACCTCGGCGTCAACCCGACCAACGACGGCAACATCATCCGGGTGTCCATTCCGCAGCTCACCGAGGAACGGCGCCGGGACCTGGTCAAGCAGGCCAAGTCCAAGGGGGAGGACGCCAAGGTCTCCATCCGCAACATCCGCCGCAAGGCGATGGAGGAGCTCGCGCGGATCAAGAAGGACGGCGACGCCGGCGAGGACGACGTCACCCGCGCCGAGAAGGATCTGGACAAGAGCACCCACCAGTACACCAGCCAGGTCGACGATCTGGTCAAGCACAAGGAAGGCGAGCTGCTGGAGGTCTGA
- a CDS encoding IS110 family transposase: MVIVGTDVHKRTHTFVAVDEVGRKLGEKVVPATTAGHRTAVAWAREQFGDELLWGIEDCRNLSARLEIDLLGMAQSAVRVAPKLMSQSRACARTRGKSDPIDALAVAHAVLRHPDLPVAAHDEVSRELKLLTDRREDLVAQRTSTINRLRQRVHELDPAAEPNPGSLHRPTPCATLAAWLNTQTGILSELARDELADIVRLSEAINAVAARIGERVREVAPTLLALPGCGELTAAKILGETATVSRFRSEAAFARHTGTAPIPVWSGNTAGRVRLSRSGNRQLNAALHRIAITQIRLTDSAGQRYYRKRLAEGKATKEALRCLKRQLARIVYRHLHTDENTRKTKPHNNAQTAA, encoded by the coding sequence ATGGTGATCGTTGGTACCGATGTCCACAAGCGCACCCACACCTTCGTCGCTGTCGACGAAGTCGGACGAAAGCTCGGCGAAAAGGTCGTGCCCGCCACGACCGCCGGGCACCGCACGGCGGTGGCCTGGGCCCGCGAGCAGTTCGGAGACGAGTTGTTGTGGGGTATCGAGGACTGTCGCAACCTCTCGGCACGACTGGAAATCGACCTGCTCGGGATGGCCCAGTCCGCGGTGCGGGTCGCCCCGAAACTGATGTCCCAATCCCGGGCGTGTGCCCGCACTCGGGGCAAGTCTGATCCCATCGACGCGTTGGCCGTGGCGCACGCGGTGTTGCGTCATCCCGACCTGCCGGTGGCCGCCCACGACGAGGTCTCCCGGGAACTCAAGCTGTTAACTGATCGCCGGGAAGACCTTGTCGCCCAGCGCACTTCGACGATCAACCGGCTCCGCCAACGCGTCCACGAACTCGACCCCGCCGCCGAACCCAACCCCGGATCACTGCACCGACCTACACCGTGCGCCACCTTGGCCGCCTGGCTGAACACCCAGACTGGGATTCTCTCCGAGCTGGCCCGCGACGAACTCGCCGACATTGTGCGCCTCAGCGAGGCGATCAACGCTGTCGCTGCCCGCATCGGTGAGCGTGTGCGCGAGGTCGCCCCCACGCTGCTGGCGCTGCCCGGCTGCGGGGAACTGACCGCCGCCAAGATCCTCGGCGAGACCGCCACCGTCAGCCGGTTCCGTAGCGAAGCCGCCTTCGCCCGCCACACCGGCACCGCACCCATCCCAGTGTGGTCAGGTAACACCGCTGGCCGGGTGCGGTTGAGCCGCTCAGGCAACCGTCAACTCAACGCCGCTTTACACCGCATCGCGATCACCCAGATCCGGCTCACCGACAGCGCCGGCCAGCGCTACTACCGCAAACGCCTCGCTGAGGGCAAAGCCACCAAAGAAGCCCTCCGATGCCTCAAACGCCAACTCGCCCGCATCGTCTACCGCCACCTACACACTGACGAAAACACCCGCAAGACAAAGCCCCACAACAACGCACAAACCGCTGCTTGA
- a CDS encoding TetR/AcrR family transcriptional regulator, with product MNQPADDAQTPDDVSTRQRILAATAEVLGRSGQTKLSLSEVALQAGVSRPTLYRWFADKQALLEAFGVHEREMFETGILKATAGLRGTERVDAAMRFIVEYQQSYSGVRLVDIEPEVVISRLAHIIPLMRAQLEKLLPGANGAVKAATAVRVAVCHYIVRADDDDQFLAQLRHAVGIKTS from the coding sequence GTGAACCAACCTGCAGACGACGCCCAGACGCCCGACGACGTGTCGACGCGGCAGCGGATCCTCGCCGCGACCGCCGAAGTGCTCGGCCGCAGCGGCCAGACCAAGTTGAGCCTCTCGGAGGTTGCCCTGCAGGCCGGGGTCTCCCGCCCCACCCTGTACCGCTGGTTCGCCGACAAGCAGGCGCTGCTCGAGGCGTTCGGCGTCCACGAGCGCGAGATGTTCGAGACCGGCATCCTCAAGGCCACCGCGGGCCTGCGCGGCACCGAGCGCGTCGACGCCGCGATGCGCTTCATCGTCGAATATCAACAGTCCTATTCGGGCGTACGTCTCGTCGACATCGAACCCGAGGTCGTCATCTCCCGCCTCGCGCACATCATCCCGCTGATGCGCGCCCAGCTGGAGAAGCTGCTGCCCGGCGCGAACGGCGCCGTCAAGGCCGCCACCGCGGTCCGCGTCGCCGTCTGTCACTACATCGTGCGCGCCGACGACGACGACCAGTTCCTGGCACAGTTGCGCCATGCCGTCGGAATTAAGACCAGCTAA
- a CDS encoding phosphotransferase, which produces MSVLSERIASAVGLASHLGRGVRRIGTDTLIGRLLPLPRTIGDLDPAAMSSLMGRSVTSVAVLDGDAGTSSRARLALTGDGVPATVFVKMAAETVATRLMGELGNLADTETRFYSHLSAELTGVPRCHGSRFDPRTGRFVLILEDLADASAGPCEFPDTLHPIDADRAALVVELLARLHATFWGRLPGRRGAGPLGWLYSASEDSASLLTAPLLRTSARRLAERSALPVARGRFIDENYRAAAALIDRGPHTVMHGDAHPGNLYFRAGQAGLLDWQAVRRGHPSRELAYTLTTSMTAERRRESQRELLEVYRRALAAGGGPELDRDDLWDRYRQAALYPYVATLITVGMGGMQVEDIAMKGLERALEALDDLETVALLEKNL; this is translated from the coding sequence GTGTCCGTCCTGTCCGAGCGGATCGCGTCCGCCGTGGGGCTCGCCTCGCATCTTGGTCGCGGCGTACGCCGAATCGGCACCGACACGCTCATCGGACGTCTGCTCCCCCTGCCCCGCACCATCGGCGACCTCGACCCCGCCGCGATGTCGTCGCTGATGGGCCGATCGGTCACCTCGGTGGCCGTACTCGACGGCGATGCCGGCACCTCGTCGCGAGCCCGACTGGCCCTGACCGGCGACGGCGTACCGGCGACCGTGTTCGTCAAGATGGCGGCCGAGACCGTCGCCACCCGGCTGATGGGTGAACTCGGCAACCTCGCCGACACCGAGACGCGGTTCTACAGCCATCTGTCGGCCGAACTGACCGGCGTGCCCCGCTGCCACGGGTCGCGCTTCGACCCCCGCACCGGGCGCTTCGTGCTGATCCTGGAGGATCTCGCCGATGCGTCGGCCGGTCCGTGCGAGTTCCCCGACACCCTCCACCCCATCGACGCCGACCGCGCCGCGCTCGTCGTCGAGCTCCTGGCCCGGCTGCACGCGACGTTCTGGGGCAGGCTGCCCGGGCGCCGGGGCGCCGGACCGTTGGGCTGGCTGTACTCCGCCTCGGAGGACAGCGCCTCGCTGCTCACCGCGCCGCTGCTGCGCACCTCCGCGCGCAGACTCGCCGAGCGCTCCGCGTTACCGGTCGCACGCGGCCGCTTCATCGACGAGAACTACCGGGCAGCCGCGGCGTTGATCGACCGCGGACCGCACACCGTCATGCACGGTGACGCCCACCCGGGCAATCTGTATTTTCGCGCCGGGCAGGCCGGGCTGCTGGACTGGCAGGCCGTCCGCCGCGGCCATCCCAGCCGTGAACTCGCCTACACGCTGACCACATCGATGACCGCCGAGAGGCGCCGGGAATCCCAACGCGAACTGCTGGAGGTGTACCGGCGTGCGCTGGCGGCCGGCGGCGGACCCGAGCTCGACCGCGACGACCTGTGGGACCGCTACCGACAGGCCGCCCTGTATCCGTACGTCGCGACGCTGATCACCGTCGGCATGGGAGGCATGCAGGTCGAGGACATCGCGATGAAGGGACTCGAACGTGCGCTGGAGGCGTTGGACGACCTTGAGACGGTCGCCCTGCTGGAGAAGAACCTGTGA
- a CDS encoding nuclear transport factor 2 family protein: MSEPGFADELEIHALLYRYARAVDTKDWDLYRSVFTEDAHIDYSSAGIPPGSRDEIADLFSAAFEAIPWTMHYITNIEVLERGSDTASVRAMFYNPMQLPGMAEQSSCGGYYHHELVRTSDGWRSRHLREDNVWFVNRPGGPS; this comes from the coding sequence ATGAGCGAGCCGGGGTTCGCCGACGAACTGGAGATCCACGCGCTGCTGTACCGCTACGCCCGGGCCGTCGACACCAAGGACTGGGACCTGTATCGCTCAGTGTTCACCGAGGACGCGCACATCGACTACTCGTCGGCCGGCATCCCGCCGGGATCGCGGGACGAGATCGCCGACCTGTTCAGCGCGGCGTTCGAGGCGATTCCATGGACGATGCACTACATCACCAATATCGAGGTGCTCGAACGCGGTTCCGACACCGCGAGTGTCCGCGCGATGTTCTACAACCCGATGCAGTTACCCGGCATGGCCGAGCAGAGTTCCTGCGGCGGGTACTACCACCATGAGCTCGTGCGGACCTCGGACGGCTGGCGCAGCCGTCATCTGCGCGAGGACAACGTGTGGTTCGTGAACCGTCCGGGCGGACCGTCCTAG
- a CDS encoding IS701 family transposase, which translates to MRTNDDAAVAAAYRVDVDRWRSGFDEVLDRVASRFARCEPLRNAGALMLGLVCDIDRKNCWTLAERCGHSSPDRMQHLLARAKWDAEGVRDDLRAYVVDHLGDDEAILIVDETGDVKKGTHTVGTQRQYTGTAGRIENAQVAVYLAYAGPNSHALVDRELYLPKSWIDDSERRQCAGVPTDVEFATKPALAERMITRAVAAGVPARWATGDEVYGADPDLRAAIAAQGLGYVLAVGSNRTVTTSTGSQRVDELARSLPRRAWRRVSAGTGAKGQRWYSWTLVEITDAEPGHHHLLVRRNDKTAELAYYRCYSPNPVTLADYVRVAGRRWKVEESFQAGKGLAGLDEHQVRTWTSWHRWVTLSMLAHAFLVVTTAAQRRSDEPDDQTGQTLITLTVNEFRRLFIALVLQPLHAVADVLAWSTWRRRHQTRARTYHYRKQHQQQ; encoded by the coding sequence GTGAGAACTAACGATGATGCCGCGGTCGCCGCGGCTTACAGGGTAGACGTTGATCGGTGGCGAAGTGGCTTTGATGAGGTGCTGGATCGGGTCGCGTCACGGTTCGCTCGGTGCGAGCCGCTGCGCAACGCCGGCGCGTTGATGCTCGGGTTGGTCTGTGACATTGACCGTAAGAACTGTTGGACGCTGGCCGAGCGTTGCGGCCACAGCAGCCCGGACCGGATGCAGCATCTGCTGGCGCGGGCGAAGTGGGACGCCGAGGGAGTGCGTGATGATCTTCGCGCCTACGTGGTCGACCACCTCGGCGATGACGAGGCGATCCTGATCGTCGATGAGACTGGAGACGTGAAGAAGGGCACTCATACCGTCGGGACTCAGCGCCAGTACACCGGTACCGCGGGCAGGATCGAAAACGCCCAAGTCGCTGTGTATTTGGCCTATGCGGGGCCCAACAGTCACGCACTGGTGGACCGCGAGCTATACCTGCCGAAGTCGTGGATCGACGACTCGGAACGCCGTCAGTGCGCCGGGGTGCCCACCGATGTCGAGTTCGCCACCAAACCTGCGCTGGCCGAGCGGATGATCACTCGTGCTGTGGCCGCCGGAGTCCCTGCGCGATGGGCCACCGGCGACGAGGTCTACGGCGCCGACCCCGACCTGCGCGCCGCGATCGCCGCCCAGGGGCTGGGCTATGTGCTGGCCGTCGGGTCCAATCGCACCGTCACCACCAGTACGGGCAGCCAGCGAGTAGACGAGCTTGCCCGGTCTCTGCCGCGGCGGGCCTGGCGGCGCGTCAGCGCCGGAACCGGCGCCAAGGGCCAACGCTGGTACTCCTGGACGTTGGTCGAAATCACCGACGCCGAGCCCGGCCACCATCACCTGCTGGTGCGCCGCAACGACAAGACCGCTGAATTGGCCTATTACCGCTGCTACAGCCCCAATCCGGTCACCCTGGCCGACTACGTACGGGTCGCCGGGCGGCGCTGGAAGGTCGAGGAATCGTTTCAAGCCGGCAAGGGCCTGGCCGGGCTCGACGAGCACCAGGTACGGACCTGGACCTCTTGGCACCGCTGGGTCACCCTATCCATGCTTGCCCATGCCTTCCTCGTCGTCACGACCGCCGCTCAACGGCGCAGCGACGAACCCGACGACCAGACCGGCCAGACACTGATCACGTTGACAGTCAATGAATTCCGCAGACTCTTCATCGCCCTGGTATTGCAGCCGCTACACGCGGTTGCCGACGTCCTCGCCTGGTCCACCTGGCGGCGACGACATCAAACGAGAGCCCGCACCTACCATTACCGCAAACAACATCAACAACAATGA
- a CDS encoding phosphatidate cytidylyltransferase, which translates to MTDQHSTPVGPQPVDEPPKKSSRAGRNLPAAIAVGVLLGGGLIAILIFAPYLWLALLSAAVAMATYEVSSRLGEAGYRIPFVPLLVGGQATLWLTWPFGPSGALGGFAATVVVCMIWRLVGHGLNHAPQNYTRDIGATVFLATWVPLFASFGALLIYPDDGANRVFCLMLGVVFSDIGGYVAGVLFGRHTMAPAISPKKSWEGLAGSLLFGVTASVLAVVFLLDKPWWAGVALGLMLVITGTLGDLVESQFKRDLGIKDMSNLLPGHGGMMDRIDAALPSAVATWIVLTLLA; encoded by the coding sequence ATGACCGACCAGCACTCGACTCCCGTGGGACCTCAGCCGGTCGACGAGCCGCCGAAGAAATCGTCACGCGCAGGACGCAACCTGCCCGCCGCGATCGCCGTGGGCGTCCTGCTCGGCGGCGGCCTGATCGCGATTCTGATCTTCGCGCCGTACCTGTGGCTCGCGCTGCTCTCAGCCGCGGTGGCGATGGCCACCTACGAGGTCAGCAGTCGCCTCGGCGAGGCCGGCTACCGAATCCCGTTCGTGCCGCTGCTGGTCGGTGGCCAGGCCACCCTGTGGCTGACGTGGCCGTTCGGGCCCTCCGGTGCGCTGGGCGGCTTCGCGGCCACCGTGGTGGTCTGCATGATCTGGCGCCTCGTCGGCCACGGCCTCAACCACGCCCCGCAGAACTACACGCGCGACATCGGTGCGACGGTGTTCCTGGCGACCTGGGTGCCGCTGTTCGCCAGTTTCGGCGCGCTGCTGATCTACCCCGACGACGGCGCCAACCGGGTGTTCTGCCTGATGCTCGGCGTCGTGTTCTCCGACATCGGCGGCTACGTCGCGGGCGTGCTGTTCGGCAGGCACACGATGGCCCCGGCGATCAGCCCCAAGAAGTCCTGGGAGGGACTGGCCGGTTCGCTGCTCTTCGGCGTCACCGCGTCGGTGCTCGCCGTGGTGTTCCTGCTCGACAAGCCGTGGTGGGCCGGCGTGGCGCTGGGCCTGATGCTGGTTATCACGGGCACGCTGGGTGACCTGGTGGAATCGCAGTTCAAACGCGACCTCGGCATCAAGGACATGAGCAACCTGCTGCCGGGCCACGGCGGCATGATGGACCGTATCGACGCGGCGCTGCCGTCGGCGGTCGCGACCTGGATCGTCCTGACGCTGTTGGCCTAG